Proteins encoded by one window of Winogradskyella sp. PG-2:
- a CDS encoding WD40/YVTN/BNR-like repeat-containing protein, which yields MSFSKTLTFLLFISSFFAIAQQSSTPAETIKQALIQKNALTQSSLVKNVPFKNIGPTIMSGRVVDVDVNPDMPSEFYVGYASGGVWHTTNNGTTFTPVLDSSDTQNVGDIAVHWPTRTIYVGTGENNASRSSYAGIGILKSTDNGKTWDNVGLMDAHHFAPILIHPDNADVVTVGVTGHLYSPNDERGIYKTTDGGKTWKQTLFVDNMSGIIDLQHSPSNYNVMYASSWTKDRKAWNFSGNGNNSRIYKSTDAGETWTKISTKGSGFPIGEGVGRIGVAVYNDNIVYAIHDSQFRRPDDKKKEERRGLDKNDFKTMSNADFLALEDKKLNRFLKTNGFQEKYRAENVKQMVRSGNVKPIDLAKYLEDANSMLFDTPVVGAEVYKSTDGGKSWSKTHDAYLDGIYFSYGYYFGHIHVSPSDENAIYIYGVPIVKSKDGGKSWASISAENVHADHHSLWINPKNPNHLIDGNDGGVNITYDDGENWIKNNSPSVGQFYAINVDNEKPYNVYGGLQDNGVWKGANNAREDKGWHQRGQYPWKSIMGGDGMQIEIDNRNSNVVYTGFQFGNYFRLNTETREQTYIQPKHTLGENPYRFNWQTPILLSPHNQDILYLGGNKLMRSMNQGNDWEAISEDLTQGGKKGNVAYGTLASISESPFQFGLIYTGSDDGLVNVTKNAGGSWATISNSFPKDLWVSRVIASKHKKERVYVTLNGYRWDDFKVYAYMSDDYGQTWKSISSNIPASPVNVICEDSSSENILYLGTDNGAYVSFNQGESWEIFSNGVPNVAVHDIVIQPEAKDLLLATHGRSIYKANIAPLQKMNADMKEKAITIFDVSSTRYSSRWGSSWSQWLEAYDPEKTIQFYSNSKGQKTIKILSENGTELNSMKVDADKGFNYVDYNLDITKKGRKALLKENTNIDIIEKSNGKYYLPKGIYTIQIEDVKTKLEIK from the coding sequence ATGTCATTTTCAAAAACACTTACATTTTTACTTTTTATAAGTTCATTTTTTGCTATTGCACAACAATCTTCAACTCCTGCTGAAACTATTAAACAAGCCTTGATACAAAAAAATGCGCTTACACAATCTTCATTGGTTAAAAATGTACCTTTTAAAAATATTGGACCAACGATTATGAGTGGTCGTGTGGTAGATGTGGATGTAAATCCGGATATGCCTTCAGAGTTTTATGTTGGTTATGCCTCTGGTGGTGTTTGGCATACTACAAATAATGGCACTACGTTTACTCCAGTTTTAGATAGCTCGGACACACAGAATGTTGGCGATATTGCTGTGCATTGGCCAACCAGAACGATTTACGTAGGTACTGGCGAGAATAATGCATCGAGATCCTCCTATGCTGGTATCGGAATTTTAAAATCTACAGATAACGGAAAAACTTGGGATAATGTTGGACTAATGGATGCACATCACTTTGCACCGATTTTGATTCATCCTGATAATGCAGATGTGGTAACTGTTGGAGTTACAGGCCATTTATACTCACCTAATGATGAACGTGGTATTTATAAAACTACTGATGGAGGTAAGACTTGGAAACAAACATTGTTTGTAGATAATATGAGTGGTATTATTGATTTGCAACATAGCCCATCTAATTATAATGTGATGTATGCTAGTTCTTGGACTAAAGATAGAAAGGCATGGAATTTTTCAGGAAATGGAAACAACTCAAGAATCTATAAAAGTACTGATGCAGGTGAAACTTGGACTAAAATTTCAACTAAAGGAAGTGGTTTTCCAATAGGTGAAGGAGTTGGTCGAATAGGTGTTGCGGTTTACAATGATAATATTGTTTATGCTATACACGACAGTCAATTTAGAAGACCAGATGATAAGAAAAAAGAAGAGCGACGAGGTTTAGATAAAAATGATTTTAAAACCATGTCTAATGCAGATTTCCTTGCACTAGAAGATAAGAAGCTAAATAGGTTCTTAAAAACAAATGGTTTTCAAGAAAAATATAGAGCAGAGAATGTAAAGCAAATGGTACGTTCTGGGAATGTAAAACCTATTGATTTAGCTAAGTATTTAGAAGATGCTAACTCAATGTTATTTGATACACCAGTTGTTGGTGCAGAGGTATACAAAAGTACAGATGGAGGAAAATCTTGGAGTAAAACACATGATGCTTATTTGGATGGTATTTATTTTAGTTACGGTTACTACTTTGGGCATATCCATGTATCGCCTTCGGATGAAAATGCAATTTATATCTATGGTGTACCTATTGTAAAGTCGAAAGACGGAGGAAAATCTTGGGCATCAATAAGTGCAGAAAATGTACATGCAGATCACCATTCCCTTTGGATAAATCCTAAAAATCCAAATCATTTAATTGACGGAAATGATGGTGGAGTTAACATTACCTATGATGATGGTGAGAACTGGATTAAAAACAACTCACCTTCTGTAGGTCAGTTTTATGCGATTAATGTAGATAATGAAAAGCCGTATAACGTTTATGGTGGATTACAAGATAATGGTGTTTGGAAAGGTGCTAATAATGCTAGAGAAGATAAAGGTTGGCATCAAAGAGGTCAGTATCCATGGAAATCTATAATGGGAGGTGACGGTATGCAAATAGAAATAGATAATCGCAATTCTAATGTTGTTTACACAGGATTTCAATTCGGAAATTACTTTCGATTAAATACCGAAACAAGAGAACAAACCTATATACAACCTAAACACACTTTAGGTGAAAACCCTTATCGTTTTAATTGGCAAACACCAATTTTGCTGTCACCTCACAATCAAGATATATTGTACTTAGGAGGCAATAAATTAATGCGTTCTATGAATCAAGGTAATGATTGGGAGGCTATTAGTGAGGATTTAACTCAAGGAGGAAAAAAAGGAAATGTAGCTTATGGCACTTTGGCATCTATTAGTGAAAGTCCATTTCAGTTTGGATTAATTTACACTGGTAGTGATGATGGATTAGTAAATGTTACTAAAAATGCAGGAGGTAGCTGGGCAACTATTTCAAATTCATTTCCAAAAGATTTATGGGTAAGCAGAGTAATAGCTTCTAAGCATAAAAAAGAACGTGTTTATGTGACATTGAATGGTTACCGATGGGATGATTTTAAGGTATATGCCTACATGAGTGATGACTACGGACAGACTTGGAAATCTATTAGTAGTAATATACCAGCTTCTCCAGTAAATGTGATTTGTGAGGACTCATCTTCAGAAAATATATTGTATTTAGGAACTGATAATGGTGCCTATGTCTCTTTCAATCAAGGTGAATCTTGGGAAATCTTTTCAAACGGAGTGCCAAATGTCGCTGTACATGATATTGTTATTCAACCTGAAGCAAAAGATTTATTATTAGCTACTCATGGGCGAAGCATTTATAAAGCGAATATAGCTCCATTACAAAAGATGAATGCCGACATGAAAGAAAAAGCAATTACAATTTTTGATGTATCATCTACAAGATATTCTAGTCGTTGGGGAAGTTCTTGGAGTCAATGGTTAGAGGCATATGATCCAGAAAAAACAATTCAGTTTTATAGTAATTCTAAAGGGCAAAAAACAATTAAAATTCTGTCTGAAAATGGCACTGAATTGAATAGTATGAAAGTTGATGCGGATAAAGGTTTTAACTATGTGGATTATAATTTAGACATCACTAAAAAAGGACGCAAAGCTTTATTAAAAGAAAATACAAATATAGATATCATTGAAAAAAGTAATGGAAAGTATTACTTACCAAAAGGCATCTACACCATACAGATTGAAGATGTTAAGACTAAGCTTGAGATAAAATAG
- a CDS encoding aminopeptidase P family protein, with amino-acid sequence MKYDLINNQLFIKNRKNFMAQMKPSSLAVFNSNDIYPISADSTMPFQQHRDIFYLSGVDQEESILVLFPDCPKEKHREILFLKETNEHIAIWEGEKLTKEVALKTSGIKTVYWLQDMEKVMFEIMTQCDTVYINTNEHYRANVETETREDRFTKWLTNKYPAHSVAKSNPILQRLRSVKDQIELDLIQKACDITEKGFRRVLNFVKPEVWEYNIEAEFMHEFLNNRSKGFAYTPIVGSGNNANVLHYIENNQQCKAGDLILIDAGAEYANYASDMTRTIPVSGRYNERQKSVYNAVNRVKNEATKMLVPGTLWEQYHIEVGKLMTSELLGLGLIDKADVQNENPDWPAYKKYFMHGTSHNMGLDTHDYGLLHETMQANMVFTVEPGIYIPDEGFGIRLEDDVVIQESGEPFNLMRNIPIDIEEIEDLMN; translated from the coding sequence ATGAAATACGATCTAATCAACAATCAGCTCTTTATCAAAAACCGTAAAAACTTTATGGCTCAGATGAAGCCAAGCAGTTTAGCTGTGTTTAACTCTAATGATATTTATCCTATAAGTGCAGATAGTACTATGCCGTTTCAACAGCATCGCGATATCTTTTATTTAAGTGGTGTAGATCAAGAAGAGAGTATTTTAGTGCTATTCCCAGATTGCCCAAAAGAAAAGCACAGAGAGATTTTATTCTTAAAAGAAACCAACGAGCACATCGCCATTTGGGAAGGTGAAAAACTAACCAAAGAAGTAGCCTTAAAAACAAGCGGAATTAAAACTGTGTATTGGTTACAGGATATGGAAAAGGTGATGTTCGAAATCATGACCCAATGCGATACGGTTTATATTAATACCAACGAGCATTATAGAGCCAACGTAGAAACCGAAACTCGCGAAGACCGTTTTACGAAATGGTTAACCAACAAATATCCTGCGCATTCTGTAGCGAAGAGCAATCCTATTTTACAACGCTTACGTTCTGTAAAAGATCAAATAGAATTAGACCTCATCCAAAAAGCCTGTGATATCACAGAAAAAGGTTTTAGGCGTGTGCTTAATTTTGTAAAACCAGAGGTTTGGGAATACAATATCGAAGCAGAATTTATGCACGAATTCCTCAACAACCGTTCTAAAGGATTTGCTTATACTCCAATTGTGGGCTCAGGAAACAATGCCAATGTTTTACACTATATAGAGAACAACCAACAATGTAAAGCTGGTGATTTAATTCTTATTGATGCTGGTGCAGAATATGCTAATTATGCGAGTGATATGACACGTACTATTCCTGTTTCTGGTCGTTATAACGAAAGACAAAAATCGGTTTATAATGCGGTAAACAGAGTGAAGAACGAAGCGACCAAAATGCTAGTGCCTGGAACACTTTGGGAACAATACCATATTGAAGTTGGTAAACTAATGACCTCAGAATTATTAGGCCTAGGTCTTATTGACAAAGCCGATGTACAAAACGAAAACCCAGATTGGCCAGCTTATAAAAAATACTTTATGCATGGTACCTCTCACAATATGGGATTAGACACACACGATTATGGTTTACTACACGAAACTATGCAAGCTAATATGGTCTTTACTGTAGAACCTGGTATTTATATCCCAGACGAAGGTTTTGGTATTCGTTTAGAAGATGATGTGGTGATACAAGAGTCTGGTGAACCGTTTAATTTAATGCGCAATATCCCAATTGACATTGAGGAGATTGAGGATTTGATGAATTAG
- a CDS encoding DNA adenine methylase: MKYMGSKARFAKDLLPVILKDRQPNQAYLEPFAGGMNMIDKVDGIRIANDQHQELMAMWQALIYDNWDPPELVSEEEYKHIKYNPNKYPKHLVGYVGFNSFGGKWFAGYRRDKEGKRDYWGEHYRNITKQVPKLEGLQLFCKSYLELDIPKNSIIYCDPPYASTTKYRHGFDHDQFWEWCRQQSKAGHHVFISEYNAPDDFKCIWEKDAKTTFSWHAENLSTKVALERLFVYRI; the protein is encoded by the coding sequence ATGAAGTACATGGGAAGCAAGGCACGTTTTGCCAAAGATTTATTACCCGTTATTCTAAAGGATAGACAACCCAACCAAGCCTACCTCGAACCTTTTGCTGGTGGCATGAATATGATTGACAAAGTCGATGGTATTCGCATTGCTAACGATCAACACCAAGAACTCATGGCCATGTGGCAAGCCTTAATTTACGACAATTGGGATCCACCAGAATTGGTTAGCGAAGAAGAGTACAAACACATAAAATATAATCCAAATAAATACCCAAAGCATTTAGTGGGTTATGTTGGTTTTAATTCTTTTGGTGGTAAGTGGTTTGCAGGTTACAGACGTGATAAAGAAGGTAAGCGCGATTATTGGGGTGAGCATTATCGAAACATTACCAAGCAAGTACCAAAATTAGAAGGTTTGCAATTGTTTTGTAAATCTTATCTCGAGTTAGATATTCCTAAAAATAGCATTATCTATTGTGATCCTCCTTATGCTTCTACAACTAAATATCGCCATGGTTTTGACCACGACCAATTTTGGGAGTGGTGCAGACAACAAAGCAAAGCTGGTCACCACGTTTTTATAAGCGAATATAATGCTCCAGATGATTTTAAATGTATTTGGGAAAAAGATGCCAAAACGACCTTTTCTTGGCATGCTGAGAATTTATCGACTAAGGTGGCTTTGGAGCGGTTGTTTGTTTACAGAATCTAA
- the brnQ gene encoding branched-chain amino acid transport system II carrier protein codes for MNIQRKELLVTSFALFSLFFGAGNLLLPPLLGYNAGENWLWVSLGFMITAVLIPIIGILAHAKLQGTMYDFGKKVSPWFSSIYCIIVYIISVAIPSPRTASATHEIAIHPAFGTSPLLTSAIYFTLVLVFVLNRSKILNLLGKYLTPCIVIILLAVIGIALSSSSFATGTSTFETPIVTGILEGYQTFDAIGAVVVGAVIIVSLKFKNMKVSQFDSKRKLIRQSGFIAGSGLFIIYAGLIAVGAYYGSQIEVNSELSTDMQRANLLRGISIAALGNFGNTVLSVLISLACFTTAVGIVAGTADYFRGLFNKSQNAYVITAIIACIAGVGVGQLDFHSIIVIAYPILLFIYPITIMLILLNVMPGRIATPLVFRAVVIVTFIFSTPDVIGFISPSESLKSITDYIPLAKQSLGWVLPALATFVVTYLVQPKSNV; via the coding sequence GTGAACATTCAACGTAAAGAATTATTAGTCACAAGTTTTGCTTTATTCTCACTTTTTTTCGGCGCAGGAAACTTGTTGCTACCACCATTACTAGGTTACAATGCAGGTGAAAATTGGCTATGGGTTTCCTTAGGATTTATGATTACTGCTGTGCTCATTCCAATTATTGGAATACTAGCACATGCCAAACTTCAAGGCACCATGTACGATTTTGGAAAGAAAGTCTCACCTTGGTTTAGCTCCATCTATTGTATTATCGTTTATATTATTTCAGTTGCGATTCCGTCTCCAAGAACGGCATCTGCAACGCACGAAATTGCGATTCATCCAGCCTTTGGTACAAGCCCATTATTAACTAGCGCTATTTACTTTACATTGGTTTTGGTGTTTGTGTTAAACCGCTCAAAAATTTTAAATCTTCTTGGTAAGTATTTAACACCTTGTATTGTCATTATACTTTTGGCAGTCATTGGAATTGCCTTATCGTCGTCTTCATTTGCAACTGGAACCTCAACATTTGAAACACCAATTGTTACCGGAATTTTAGAAGGCTATCAAACCTTTGATGCTATTGGTGCTGTAGTCGTTGGAGCTGTGATTATTGTCTCCTTAAAGTTTAAAAATATGAAAGTGAGTCAGTTCGACTCTAAACGTAAACTCATACGACAATCAGGATTTATAGCTGGTTCTGGACTCTTTATCATTTATGCAGGACTCATTGCAGTTGGTGCTTATTATGGTTCTCAGATTGAAGTCAATTCAGAGCTTAGCACAGATATGCAACGCGCCAATTTATTGCGAGGCATTAGCATTGCAGCATTAGGTAATTTTGGAAACACGGTTTTAAGTGTACTAATTTCTTTAGCGTGTTTTACAACAGCTGTTGGTATCGTTGCAGGTACAGCAGATTATTTTAGAGGCTTGTTTAATAAATCTCAAAACGCTTATGTGATTACAGCTATTATTGCTTGTATTGCAGGAGTCGGAGTTGGACAGTTAGATTTCCATTCTATTATTGTTATTGCCTATCCAATATTGTTATTCATTTATCCAATAACCATAATGCTTATTCTTCTAAATGTAATGCCAGGTCGTATTGCAACACCATTAGTATTTAGAGCTGTGGTTATCGTCACCTTTATTTTTAGTACACCTGATGTGATTGGATTTATTAGTCCTTCTGAGAGCTTAAAAAGTATCACTGACTATATTCCATTAGCCAAACAAAGTTTGGGTTGGGTTTTACCAGCTTTAGCCACTTTTGTTGTGACCTATCTTGTACAACCCAAAAGTAATGTATAG
- a CDS encoding serine hydrolase — translation MFLKRLLILVFTISAVSTNAQIEDAELDKLIKETLTTFDVPGISVGIFKDGKEVYAKGHGLRSLTTKKDMNDNTLVGVASNSKGFTCFALAMMVDAGKLEWDDPVRKYIPEFQLHDSWVTKHFTVRDLVTHRSGMGLGAGDLMFFPEGNDFDVDDVINNVKYLEPETSFRSKFAYNNNMFIIAGEVLKRVSGLSWEDFTETKIMKPVGMKNSKASYNRVTDKSNIIDAHTRVEGKVIQIPHDWSETANAAGGIVSNVHDMMTWAKFLMNDAVTESGERLLDARLFHELWQLQTPLTVRPGDWYNSNFRGYGLGWFLTDVKGGHKQVYHTGGLLGTVTQFTMIPALDLAIVVLTNQMNGSAFNTITNTIKDSYLGYENRGWLKRYGARNADYLKFNDSIKSAVYLKTSKMKGNTTFPKPEHIVGTYTDDWFGDVMISHDGKTYSIKCKRSPALFGELLPYNATTYVTKWNNRSFDADVYVQFTFNEKGEAVSASMKYIAPITDFSFDFHDLELIKTN, via the coding sequence ATGTTTTTAAAGCGACTATTAATTCTTGTTTTTACGATAAGTGCAGTTTCAACAAATGCTCAAATCGAAGACGCAGAACTTGATAAACTTATAAAAGAAACCTTAACCACTTTTGATGTGCCTGGTATTTCTGTAGGTATATTTAAAGACGGAAAAGAAGTTTATGCTAAAGGTCACGGACTCCGTTCATTGACCACTAAAAAAGACATGAATGATAACACCTTAGTTGGCGTAGCTTCTAATAGTAAAGGCTTTACTTGTTTTGCTTTAGCTATGATGGTCGATGCTGGAAAATTAGAATGGGATGATCCAGTACGCAAATATATTCCAGAATTTCAGTTACACGATTCTTGGGTAACGAAACATTTTACAGTTAGAGATTTGGTAACGCATAGAAGCGGAATGGGATTAGGTGCCGGTGACTTAATGTTTTTTCCAGAAGGTAATGACTTTGATGTCGATGATGTCATTAATAATGTAAAATACTTAGAACCTGAAACTTCTTTTAGAAGCAAATTCGCATACAATAATAACATGTTTATTATTGCTGGCGAAGTTTTAAAACGTGTTAGTGGATTGTCTTGGGAAGACTTTACTGAAACTAAGATTATGAAACCTGTTGGTATGAAAAATTCTAAAGCATCATATAATCGTGTGACAGATAAATCGAATATCATCGATGCGCATACCAGAGTAGAAGGTAAGGTGATTCAGATTCCACATGATTGGAGTGAAACCGCAAATGCAGCAGGAGGTATTGTGAGTAATGTACATGATATGATGACTTGGGCAAAGTTCTTAATGAATGATGCTGTGACGGAAAGTGGAGAACGTTTATTAGATGCAAGATTGTTTCATGAGTTATGGCAACTACAAACTCCATTGACGGTTCGTCCTGGTGACTGGTATAATTCTAATTTTAGAGGTTACGGTTTGGGTTGGTTTTTAACTGACGTTAAAGGAGGGCATAAACAAGTGTATCATACAGGTGGATTATTAGGAACCGTAACTCAGTTTACGATGATTCCAGCTTTAGATTTAGCAATTGTAGTCTTGACGAATCAAATGAATGGTTCGGCTTTTAATACGATTACAAACACGATTAAAGATTCGTATTTAGGTTATGAGAATAGAGGTTGGTTGAAAAGATATGGAGCGCGAAATGCAGATTATCTAAAGTTTAACGATAGTATAAAATCAGCTGTTTATTTGAAGACTTCAAAAATGAAAGGGAATACAACGTTTCCAAAACCGGAACACATTGTTGGAACCTATACAGACGATTGGTTTGGTGATGTTATGATATCTCATGATGGTAAAACCTATAGCATAAAGTGTAAACGTTCTCCGGCCCTATTTGGTGAACTACTACCGTATAACGCTACGACTTATGTAACGAAGTGGAACAATAGAAGTTTTGATGCTGATGTCTATGTACAATTTACTTTTAATGAAAAAGGAGAAGCAGTTTCAGCTAGTATGAAATACATTGCTCCAATTACTGACTTTAGTTTCGATTTCCATGATTTAGAACTTATAAAGACCAACTAA
- a CDS encoding alpha/beta fold hydrolase has translation MQLEYKNININYTISGKGSTIILLHGFLETLDMWKNLVTELSQNHQVICIDLLGHGKTDCIGYIHTMEDMADAVLVVLEHLKIKKAKCIGHSMGGYVSLALAEKQPQLFEGLCLMNSTFEADDNERKDQRSRAIKMAHTNYENLVRMSFANLFAPESKIRFKKEFEAALKIALQIPLQGYIAAQEGMKLRPNRFEIFKNLKGKKLIITGEKDSLISSEKIAIQIKNSMIIHKELSEGHMSYIENISELTYILKHFIEK, from the coding sequence ATGCAATTAGAATACAAGAACATAAACATTAATTATACGATTTCAGGAAAGGGATCTACAATCATTTTACTTCATGGCTTTCTTGAGACTTTAGATATGTGGAAAAACTTAGTTACTGAATTATCCCAAAACCATCAAGTCATTTGTATTGATTTATTAGGTCATGGTAAAACTGATTGCATAGGTTATATTCATACTATGGAGGATATGGCTGATGCCGTTTTAGTTGTTCTGGAACATCTAAAAATTAAAAAAGCAAAATGTATTGGACATTCTATGGGAGGATATGTTTCATTAGCACTGGCAGAAAAACAACCTCAGCTTTTTGAAGGTTTGTGCTTAATGAATTCAACATTTGAAGCTGATGACAATGAAAGGAAAGACCAAAGAAGCCGAGCTATTAAAATGGCTCACACTAATTATGAAAATTTAGTTCGTATGTCTTTTGCAAATCTATTTGCACCAGAAAGTAAAATAAGATTTAAGAAAGAATTTGAAGCTGCCCTAAAAATAGCACTACAAATACCATTACAAGGTTATATTGCGGCTCAAGAAGGGATGAAGCTAAGACCAAATCGTTTCGAAATTTTTAAAAATCTTAAAGGGAAAAAGCTCATCATTACTGGTGAAAAAGATTCACTGATTAGTTCTGAAAAAATTGCAATTCAAATTAAAAACTCTATGATAATTCACAAAGAACTCTCCGAAGGGCATATGAGTTATATTGAAAATATATCAGAATTAACTTACATTTTAAAACATTTTATCGAAAAATAA
- the thiL gene encoding thiamine-phosphate kinase, translated as MIEDKNPQRTQLSELGEFKLIEHLTQHFKVTQKSTVKSIGDDAAVLNYGKKQVLVSTDLLVEGVHFDLSYVPLKHLGYKAVVVNLSDIYAMNALATQVTVSIAVSNRFPLEALEELYAGIATAAKLYNVDVVGGDTTSSTSGLIISVTAIGDIEKGDEVLRSGAKPNDLLVVTGDIGGAYMGLQVLEREKEVFKVNPNNQPDLSMYSYIVERQLKPEARKDIIELLKELKVKPTSMIDISDGLSSEVIHLCKQSKVGVDVYEDKIPLDPQVISTCEEFNIDSTTIALSGGEDYELLMTISQEDFPKIKGNPNLTVIGYMTDEDRGMYLVTRGETKIPIIAKGWNALKG; from the coding sequence ATGATAGAAGATAAAAATCCTCAACGTACACAGCTGAGTGAATTAGGTGAATTTAAGTTAATTGAACACCTAACTCAACATTTTAAAGTTACACAGAAGTCTACTGTTAAAAGCATTGGTGATGATGCAGCTGTATTGAATTATGGCAAAAAACAAGTCTTGGTGTCTACTGACTTATTAGTAGAAGGTGTACATTTTGATTTGAGTTATGTACCACTTAAACATTTAGGTTATAAAGCTGTAGTGGTTAATTTATCTGATATTTATGCTATGAATGCCCTGGCAACTCAGGTTACAGTTTCTATAGCGGTTTCTAATCGTTTTCCTTTAGAAGCTTTAGAGGAGTTGTATGCAGGTATTGCAACTGCCGCAAAATTATATAATGTTGATGTTGTAGGCGGAGATACTACGTCTTCAACATCTGGATTAATTATTTCCGTAACTGCCATTGGCGATATTGAAAAAGGAGATGAAGTCTTAAGGTCTGGAGCAAAGCCAAATGACTTATTAGTAGTAACAGGTGATATTGGTGGTGCTTACATGGGATTACAGGTTTTAGAACGCGAAAAAGAAGTCTTTAAGGTTAATCCTAATAATCAACCAGATTTATCAATGTACTCATACATTGTAGAGCGTCAATTAAAACCAGAAGCTCGTAAAGATATTATTGAGTTATTAAAAGAACTCAAAGTAAAACCAACGAGTATGATTGATATTAGCGATGGTTTGTCCTCTGAAGTTATTCATTTATGTAAACAAAGTAAAGTTGGTGTAGATGTTTATGAGGATAAAATACCTTTAGATCCGCAAGTAATTTCTACTTGTGAAGAATTCAATATAGATAGTACAACTATTGCGTTAAGTGGTGGAGAAGATTATGAATTATTGATGACCATTTCTCAAGAAGATTTTCCTAAGATTAAAGGAAACCCAAATCTTACAGTAATTGGTTATATGACAGATGAAGACAGAGGCATGTATCTTGTAACAAGAGGAGAAACTAAAATTCCTATAATTGCAAAGGGTTGGAATGCACTTAAGGGTTAA